CCGGCAACATCGTCAAATTTAACACCTGTAGTTCCTTGTGAGTAAATGCGAGCATTGCTCTTACCAATTTTCAACGCTGCGGGGCCACCTATCTGACTGCGACTGATCAAAAAGCCCCAGATGCCAAAGAAAATCAGCGGTGGCAAAATCCAGCCCAGTAAGGTGGCAAACCAACCCATACGACTGGGGGCTGGTGCAGAAAATTCTACTTGATGCTGTCGCAGCAGCTTTGGTAAATCTGCATCACTAGTCACTGGTATGGTTACAAACATGTGTGGACGCTGTGCGTCTTGTCCTAAGACATCGCGTTGATTGTCTGATTTAGCTGTTTGTTCTGGTTTGATTTCATACTCAATGCGTTCAGAACTGATGACGGCACGGCTAACTTTACCAGCTTCTACCTGAGAAACAAATTCACTATAAGGTACTCTGGGATAAAGAGGTTCTCCAAAGAGAAACAAATTCAAAAATATTAGTAATGCAAACCAGAGTATTAAACTACCCCCAAGCTGTCTAGATTCAGGTGGTTTAACATCGCGATCGCCATCAGTGTCAACTGGCATAATTGCTCCTATTAATTATTCAGTCAGTAGTCAGTGGTCAGTAGTCAGTGGTCAGTAGTCAGTAGTCAGTGGTCAGTGGTCAGTGGTCATCAGTCAAGAGTCAAGAGTCAAGAGTCATCAGTAAATTACTTATTACTGATCACAGCCGACCGCTTTGCCAATAAATCACGTACTTCTTCATCGCTGGTTTGCGAGAAGTCTTTATACCAAAGACCGATCGCATACATTGGTTCTGGTGTTGTCAAACAAATTACTTCTTCTACTTCGGCTCGTAATTGTTCGCAAGTTGTAGCGGGTGCGACTGGAACTGCTACAACAATTTGCTGGGCTTGCTGTGAGCGCAGTACGGCAATGGCAGCACGTATGGTTGAACTAGTGGCAATACCATCATCTATTAAAATCACGGTGCGATTTTTGACTGGAGCATGGGGGCGATCGCCTCGATAGGCGCGATCGCGACGCTGTAATTCCTGCAATTCTTGAGTAGCAACTTCGTCAATGGTACGGCGATCGATGCCCAAGGAATCCACAACTTCAGAATTTAATACCCGGACACCTCCTGAAGCTATTGCACCCATCGCCAGTTCTTCATGAGCAGGAACGCCAAGTTTTCTCACCAAACAAATGTCTAGTGGCACATTCAGTGCCTTTGCTACTTCAAATGCTACTGGCACACCACCACGGGGTAAACCTAACACCAATACATCTGTACGGTTAGCGTAGGCTGTTAAATGCTTTGCTAACATCTGACCAGCTTCAATCCGATTGCGGAATTTTTTAGTCATAATTAACACCTTTATTGGATGAAAGCAAAGTGAATCCAAATACTTTGCGGTTAACTATGTTCATCCGTTCTGTAAAACCTACCCAAAGCTATACAAAGGTTAGCAACGAGTAATCGCCATATTCGTTGCCTTCTATTATTCATTTTTCAATTGATAGCTTTAGGTCGTTGTGATTACTTTTGGGAGGTTAATCTCCCTAAAAAAATGACATAGCGCTATCTCTATGTCTAACTTAAAATATAATGTTGAGTAACTTGTGAGTCTTAGTGGCAACGTCCTGTTAATTGCAACAAAAATTAATTGTAATTGATGAAACTGATAGCTGATAACTGTTAAAATCTTCTCCTTGGCATTTGTATAATTAATTCTGCCCAAGTACTTATGCTCTGTGATTAAATAACTTTCTTTTTGATAAAAGCTGCTCTTTCTGGCAAAGACTGTGGTGCTAAGGTCATTACCGACATGAGAGTTAACTGCATCAGTTCCACATACGCCTCAATGTCAACTTGATCAGACAACAGCATATCTCGATAATCTTGCTTAATCTGACCCAATTTCTGGAGAGCAACATCTGGATCGGTCTGCAAGGTTGCCTGCCATTCATCTAGCAGCAATAGGGTATCCATGATAAACTTTTTGCGCTGCTTTTCTAAAATCGAGCGGCACTCATCAGAAAATGTCTGCGTTTTTTGTTGCAGTTGCTCGTAAATTTCTGTTGTCACTGCTCCATCGATAAACCTTAATCGATGCTCCTGTCTTAAATCTTCAATTCCTTTTAATGCCTCTTGGGGGTTGTCTGCCAATAATTTCTTGAGTTCAGCAACTCGGTTAACAGTTGTCGCCAGCAACTTTTGAGAACTTTGCTTGCGCCACTGTCCGATCAATAATCCTATAGCACTAGTAAACAGAAAAATAAACAGCCCAGATTGCAGGTCACTATTTTTTTGCCAATAACGAATAAAAGCTGCACGCGGATCTCCGTCCTCAAATACCTCCTGTGCTGCTGGGTGAATGTAAAACAGTCCCTTTCTCAGCAGTTCGGTAGATTCTGTATTTTGAAGTTCTGGATAAAACTCAGAGTAAGTTCGAGCATTGGAGATAATTGACCAAGTAAGCAGTCCTACCTTATGGCTATCCATATTGGGACGAGTTACTAAAACTGCGGCTGTTGAGATAGTTGATACGTCCTGTTCTGGAACAGATGGACGTGAAGCGTAAGTTCCCATCGGCAATGTTGCGCTTTGGTAGGAACCAGGCTCAAGAACGATCAAGTTATTGATTAAACTTTGTTGAATAGGGATTATTTTGAGATTAGGATTATTTACAAATTGCTGCCGTAGCTTTTGATTAGCACCGAGACTTCCTACGTAGGCGATCGCATCTACCTGACCAGCGTACAATTTCTTAAACGCTGTATCCAAGTCTGAAGCATCCTCTTGAATTTTCAGCTTATCGGCTTTGATCAGTTGCTTGGCAGTAAAGCTAATGCCGCTACCAGGTGTACCAATAGCTACCCGCTTACCTTCAAGATCAGCAAAGCTCCTTAACCCGGAGTCTTTTCGGGTGATAATATGTACATACTCGTTAGCTAAAATTGCTACTGCTTGGATTTTTCCCTGCCGCATTTCGGGGCTTGCAATATCCAACTGCACCAGAGCAAAATCCACTTTCCCTGACAGCAAACGTTGCAGATTTTCACGGGAACCCTGCGAGTCGAGATTGCGAACTTTTAATCCTACCGTCGCCTCAGTAGAATTACTAATTACTTTACCTACGCGGTTATAGAAGCCACCAGCAGTCCCACTAGATAGTGAAATACTATCCGGCTGAACACTACAACTGCTCAAAACTGATACCAGAGTGCCGCTTGCTAAACCCCCGAAAATCAGAACAATTGCTCTAGGGCAACGCCTAAATTTCCATAATGATCCAAAAGAACTAACTAATTGCTTTGGCGAGCTTCGTTTACCAGACAGTTCGGACACTTTTCTCCTGCGGCCTACACTGGTCGCTTTCTCTAAATAAAAACAGTTTCAGGGTTACAGTTCAGCAAAATCATTTATTTGCTGTGTATCCTTACTTTCATAGAGTTTAATGGAGGCGGTTAGAAATTTGCAATACAGTGACTGGGGATTGGGTACTGGGTACTGGGTACTGGGTACTGGGGATTGGGTACTGGGTACTGGGTACTGGGAATTGGGCATTACTTCCCCCTCATCCCCCTCATCCCCCTCATCCCCCTCATCCCCTCATCCCCCCATCTCCCCAGTCCCTTGATTACAAATTTGGCAAATTTACTGTTTGAAGTACAGTGCTGCAACGGGCATTATAGTCGGAGAAATTCTAAATACTTTTGCACGAATGTTCATACCTTCCACTGCTTTGACAGAAGCTGAGTTGGAGTCAGCAATTGTTCGCAACCCACTGATAGTGTCACCCGATACATCAGTGATGGCAGCAATCGCCCAGATGAGTGGCATTCGTGCTATTTGTTCATCTTCAAGAGAGGCAGATACCGAAATAGCAGCCCTGCACCTAGAGGCGCGTTCGAGTTGTGTGTTGATAGTGGAGAACAAAAAAATATTAGGTATTTTTACTGAAAGAGATGTGGTTCGCCTGAGTTTTCAGAAGCGATCGCTAGACAATCTGGCAATCAGTGAGGTGATGGCACATCCAGTTATTACTTTACAGCAATCTGCATTTACCAATCTCTTTTTAGTGGTGAATCTGCTCCAGCAATATCAGATTCGCCACTTGCCTGTGCTGAATGAGCAAAACGAAATCGTTGGACTACTCACCCATGAGAGTTTGCGACAATTATCACGTCCAATAGATTTGCTGCACCTACGCCTTGTAGCAGACGTGATGACCTCTCAAGTCATTTGTGCTGCTCCCAGTGTTTCTATGCTGACAATTACTCGCCTGATGGCAGAATATCGGGTGAGTTCGGTGGTGCTGGTGGAAGAACATCTGCAACAGACACAAGGGAAACTTTTACAAATCCCAATTGGCATTGTCACAGAGCGAGATATTGTACAATTTCAAGCTTTGCAACTGGATTTTGAGCAACAAAAAGCACAAGCTGTCATGAGTACACCAGTTTTTTCAGTTAGTCCTAATGACTCTCTGTGGATTGTTCAACAGGTGATGCAGCAATACTTGGTTAAGCGGGTAGTGGTAGTTGGTAGACAAAGAGAGTTGTTAGGAATTGTGACTCAAACCAGTATTCTCAAAGTAGTGAATCCTCTAGAGTTAACTTACTTAGTCGAAGCATTAGAACATCGGGTGTGTCGATTAGAAGCAGAGAAACTAGAACTGCTGCAAAATCGCAATGCCCAATTAGAAAAGCAAGTTCAAGAGCGTACAGCTACCCTCAAAGCAAAAGCAGAACAGGAGCAATTAATTGCAAATATTGCTACGCAAATCCGTTCTTCGCTGAACCTACAGAATATTCTCGAAACCACAGTTGCAGAAGTGCGATCGCTCCTGCGGTGCGATCGCGCTGCCATCTGGCAGTTCCAAGTTGACTGGAGCTTGGTTGTGGTTGCAGAATCCGTGAATCATGGTTATATTTCTTACTTGGGTAAATCAATTAACGATACTTGTTTTGGGTCTAATTGGGCAGCCACCTATCGTAATGAACGGACTCGCGTCGTCTGTGATATCTACACCACACAGATGAGCGATTGCCACCGCCAACTTTTAGAAACATTGCAAACTCGCGCCAAAATTTTGGTACCAATTATCGAAGGTAAAAATTTGTGGGGACTGTTGAACGTTGTTGAGAGCCAAGCACCTAGACAGTGGCAAGCTGAAGAAATCACTTTATTACAACAGCTTTCGACTCAACTGGCGATCGCCATCCAACAAGCTACTGCATATGAAAAACTGCAAACAGAACTAGCAGAACGACAACGAACAGAAGCACATCTACGGCAAAGCGAACAACGATATGCTTCTTTAGCCGCCGCCGTCCCAGTCGGTATTTTCCGCACCGATGCTCAAGGAAACTGTCTTTATGTTAATGAACGCTGGTGTAAGATTACTGGACTAACTTCTGATGAAGCCGCCGCCGCTGGATGGTTTCAAGGACTTCACCCAAATGACCGAGAAAAAGTTTTAACTGAGTGGTATTCTGCTGCTTTGGAAAATCGTCCTTTCCAGCTAGAGTACCGATTTCAACAGCCGAATGGCACGGTGAGTTGGGTATTTGGACAGGCTGTTGCGGAGTATGATTTAGCAGGGAACATTACTGGTTATATTAGTACAATCACTGATATTAGCGATCGCAAACATGCAGAAGAGCAGCTAATTTACAACGCGCTGCATGATGCTCTCACAGACTTACCCAACCGTAATCTGCTGATGAAACGGCTGGAATTAGCCATTAACCGAGCCAAGCGAATTGAAAATTATCATTTTGCAGTTTTGTTTCTCGATATGGATCGGTTCAAAATCATTAATGATAGCTTGGGGCATTTAGCAGGAGATCAACTACTAACTATCATTGCCCAAAAGCTAAAATCTAAAATTCGTGCCATCGATCTAGCGGCTCGCTTGGGTGGTGATGAATTTGTAATTTTGCTGGAAAACCTGGCAGGACTTGAAGAAGCAATTGTAGTTGCTGAGCGGATTATAGCAGAATTCCAAGCTCCATTAATGCTCAATGGATATGAAGTTTTTATTACTACTAGCATTGGTATTGTTTTAGGAAAAGATAATTATCATCAAGCCTCGGATTTGCTGCGAGATTCAGATATTGCCATGTATCGCGCAAAAGCTCAAGGTAAAAGCTGCTATAAAATCTTTGATAGTCAGATGCACACTCAAGCACTCATTCGACTCAATCTAGAAAATGACTTGCGTAAGGCTCTGGAACGACAGGAGTTTATTGTTTACTATCAGCCAATTATTGATATCAATCATAACCATCTGATTGGGTTTGAGGCTTTGACCCGCTGGCAACATCCTACTCTCGGATTTATGACACCAGGAGAATTCATTCCCATAGCTGAAGAAACAGGGCTGATTGTGCTTTTAGATAGCTTGATACTCTACACTGCTTGTCAGCAAATTGTAGCCTGGCAAACTCAATTTTATGATAAATTTCCGCTGAAGCTGAGCGTTAATCTTTCAGTTCAAGACCTTCGTAAACCCACTTTAGTTAAGGATATAGAACATATTCTGACTCAGACAGGCTTAGATGGTAACAGTCTCACCATTGAAATTACCGAAGGTATACTAATTGAAAATATTCTAGAGACAATCAAAGTATTAGAACAGTTAAAATTACTAGGAATTCAAATTAGCATTGATGATTTTGGTACTGGATATTCATCACTCAATTATCTGCATCGATTCCCTGTTGACACCTTAAAAATTGATCGTTCTTTTATTCATCACATGCAGGAAGGCAGCCGGAATTATCAAGTTGTCAAAACTATCATCACACTCAGCAATCAACTCGGATTAGCAGTTGTGGCAGAAGGTATTGAAACACAACAGCAGCTGCAATGGTTACAGGAATTAGGATGTGAATTTGGTCAAGGTTTTTTGTTTTCTCGACCTCTAGCTGCTGATGAAATTGAGGCAAGATTTCTTTTCAGATCCCCGACTTCTTAGAGAAGTCGGGGATCTTGTTAGGGATCTTGTAAACGGGTTTTCAGGTGAGTTGGGAGAGGGGAGATAAAGCACAGCTTTATTGGGGTGAGGTTAAGGTGTACCTCACTTGCTTAGGAAAGGCTATATTAAAATTCTTTTTTAATATTCTGACGCTTTTGTTCTAGATAATTGAGCAATTGAAGTACGTAAATTTCAAATTCTGCGTTTCTTCTGTTGACAGATTCAATAGGGGGAACAGAAAAAGTATCTGGAAAATTAAACACTAGATTACCTAGACGATATCCCAGAGGTCTTAAATGTCCGCCTTTGAGTTTCGCTTGGAAATCTGTTGGCGGTTTTTGCAACAGATTGAAGAACCATTCTCTTGTAGATTTACCTATATTATCTAATGGAAAATAAACCAAACCAAGCAAGTTAAATAAATTGCTGTTTTTGATTAAAGCATAGGTTTCTTCAGGTGTTGGTTTGACGTTGAAACCGAATTTGATAATCAAATCTGCTAAGGCTTTAGGTTTAATTGCGCTATCAAGTCCTGTATTGACTGGTGCTAAGAGTATAGATATCTGGTTTTTAATAAAGATACTGGCAATTTTAACATCTGACTCATCAAAGTTTGTTTGATTTTTGGCAATATCTTGATTGACATAATAGGAACTTAATTTTTTTGTATTTGAACGTTTGTCTTCAAGGTCATGAATGAGAATTTCCAAATCATTGACAACACTTTGGACTTTCTTTTCTTGTTTTTCGGGGGATAAATCACTTGATGTCTCTTTGACTATTTTACGAATAAAAGCTTCTAATTTGTCTCGTTTTTGAGGTAAAGCGCTAAAAGCTTCTAAAAGTGCAATGTATTTACAGCCAATACTATGACCTATCCAAGAAAAGTTAGAATCATCTAGATAAATTTCATATTCATAACCTGCTAATTCCGCCATTCGCACTAATTCCGGGATGAGTTTATACTGTTCTCGGATGAGAAAACCTGCCTCTTGATAATGGTCAAAACTAAAGTTGAATGGCAGAATAATTATTGTATAGCCCTGCTTGAATAAACATTCAAGTAGATAGCGATAAAAAAACATGGGGACAAATGTACCAAAAAAAGCCCCACCAATAAATTGGATTACTCCTTTAGGTTGGGGGTGTAGAGCAACCCAACTAAATGAAACTGGTTTAAATCTAAGTTTTAAGCTCATAATATTCCTGATTAGCGACAGCAAAAATCGAGGTTGTTCTCAGTCATGAAAACACCACACTAAAATTGAACTGGGAAACTTGGACAATGGGAATTAAGGACTGGGGATTGAGACCCCAATCAAACCTTAAAAAAAATTATTTTTTATGATTTACAATTAAATACTTATGATTAAATGCTGATTACGCTTTTTGTGATTTTTATTTACAATTGACTGTTGACTAGTGACAAATTCTTTACTGGCTTAGAGTCTTCTCAATGCGACGGTCAGGAATGAGCCACATGACTGCAACCAGAATGTACAATGCACAGGCAAACCACGAGTTCACAAAGGCAGATGGAATTGCTATAGTATAAAGCACTACCGATATCTTTCCTTTCAAGTCTGCACCTAGTGCGATCGCCAGAACAGAATCTTTACCGTGGTGAGAAATCAGGACGCGGGTGAGGATGAAGTAAGCTAATCCAGAGCAGAACATGACGATACCATAAAGTGCAACTGGCAAGGCGGTGAAGTGGTTCTCACCCATCCAAGCCGTGACAAAGGGAATTAACGACAACCAGAAGAGCAAATGCAGGTTAGCCCAAAGGATGCGACCATTAACATGGCGGATTGCCTGTAGCAAGTGATGGTGATTGCTCCAGTAGATTCCGAGAAAAATAAAACTCAGTACATAGCTGAAAAATACCGGAACCAAGGGACGCAGCGCAGCTAAATCAGACCCATGTGGCACTTTTAGTTCCAGCACCATGATAGTGATGATGATGGCAAGTACGCCATCGCTAAATGCTTCTAATCTACCTTTCCCCATCTGTGTATATACTCCTTCTGTGCTTACTTGGCAGCAAATAAGGATAGCTTAAATCAAAAGCGATCGCACAGTGCTAGGGAAAAGTGCGATCGCTTGAATTGGGGACTGGGGATAAGGAACTTAATCCAGTGAACAGTTATCAATTATCAGTTATCACTCATCACTTATGAAGCTGATAACTGGTTGTAAACTTTAGCTGGTTGTTGCAGCAGATGGGTATAAAGTTCGCTTAGTTGTTCAGCGACACCATCCCAACTGAACTTTGTAATTACCCGCTGTCTGGCTGCTTTGCCTAGTTGATTTCTGTAAGCATTGTCACAGAGAATGCGCTCAATTGCTTGTGCAAAGGCGACTTCATCTTTCGCCCTGGCAAGTAAGCCAGTTTTTTCTGGTACAACAGTAAATTGCAGACCACCGACATCGCTAGCAACTACCGGAGTTCCACTGGCCATTGCTTCAATTGCCACCAACCCAAAGGGTTCATAGTGACTAGGAACAACGCAGACATCAGCAGCAGCGTAGTAGGTGGGCAATATTTCATGGTCGAGGTTGCCAGGAAAGCTAGTAAATGAACTCATTCCTAGTTCGTTGACAATGCTTTCTATGCGATCGCGTTCCATGCCATCACTCTGACCTGGACGACTACCACCGCCAATAATTAGCTTCAAAGGCGCTTGCAAGCGTAAGTGACTCACAGCACGCACTAAGGTTTCAATACCTTTGCGCTTGTCAAACCTGCCCACGTAAAATACTACTTTCGTTTCGGGGTCTATTCCTAATTGTTGTCTGGCTTGTTGCCGTTGAATTGAGCCAAATCGTTTAACATCAGTACCACAGGGAATGATATCAATATTGCCTTTAAGAGAAACGAGCGATCGCATGTGTTCTTTTTCTTGTGGACTGGTTGCAACAATTCGCTCGGCTGTCTCTAAAACTTCTTTTTCAACTGCTAAACGAGTCTTAGAAATTAGCGGAATTGTAGATATTGACTTATATTTAACTGCTCCTAAAGAATGGTAGGTGTGAACCTGCTTAGTATCTTGAATTTTCTTGAGTTCCATTCCTACCCAGCTAGAAATCCAGTAATTAGTATGTACCAATGGGTAATAAATACCTGATTGCTTTTGGAATTTAAGAATTTGCTGAACAAACTCTGGCGCATATCCAAAAATATTATCTCTAGGCACAAATTCAGTAGGGCCAGCTGTTAACCTAATGGTGCGACAATTTTCACTATGTTCAACTACCGTCGCTTGTTCACGACTTGATCTACGAGTGAACATATCCACTTTCCACCCTTGTTTGGCTAGCGCCTCACCTACTTGGCGCACGTAAACATTTTGTCCCCCAGCCTCTTCTTTACCAATTTCGATCGCTGGATCACCGTGAACAGAAATCAAGGCAATGTGCTTATTAATTGTAGAGTTCATAAATGTGCTAGAGCGCTAATTTTAATAAATAGATCTGGGTGCAGTAGGGGTTAACACGAGTTGCTAACTCAATGCATTCCAAAATTCATAACTTAACTATAATTGATTAAATAATTGCTAAAATCTGTTTTAGGAATGAGTTTGAAGGGCAAAAAGCTTCATTCTTGAGAATTATATTTTTCCAAATTAAGCATTGTTTGTGATTTTTTACCTCTAACTAGAGGTATTCCTATGCTTGGTTGTATACGAAGTACAAGAGTGCCTCAGGTGATTAAAGCATAGGTACAGGTCAAGCTAAATCTATCCACAGAGTAATTTTAGGACTCTTCTTAAAGAGAATTTGACAAAAAACCAGAATATATCAGGACTTACGCAACTGGCACACATATTTTTGGCGACGTGTGTCAAGAGTCAAGAGTCAAGGGGAGCCAGCGCCGTGGGCGGGTTACCCGACTTGAGGCGACTGGCGTTCAAAAATCAAGCTTTTTTGGACTATTGACTTTTGACTATTGACAACCCACACGAAAAAAATATGACAATGCGCGTAAGTCCTATATATAATAGAACTCCTATTTGATTGCGTGAAAAAACTCGCCCTCAACTCGAAAAAGCTAATTCCCTACTCCCTGCCTTCATCTGGCAATTTTGGGTTGACAGACTAATAGTGAGAAAATTTAGCTGATTGCTTCGTGAGCGTAGGTTTTTACGCGATCGCTAAAAACTACTCACACTTTATACACATTTTTCCTCCTATGTGTTTATAATGCAAGCAAGTACTTACATTTGCTAGCAAGTACTTGCATAATTCTCATGGGAAATTTAACGTCAAGGGCTGGACAAACTCGTGCAAGGATAATTAAGGCAGCAACTGAAGTGTTTGCTTCTTCAGGTTTAACTAAAGCTACAACGCGTGAGATTGCTCGTGTTGCTGGAGTGAATGAAGTAACTCTGTTTCGCCATTTCCAGTGTAAAGAACAACTACTAGCAGCTGTAATCCAGCAGGCTGTAGCTTTACAGGCAGAGTCTCTAGCCCATCAGGACGAGTGGACTCAGAATCTATATATTGACTTAAGAGATTATGCAAGGCTTTGCAGCCGAACAATGGAGGAGCATGAAGCTTTAATTCGGACATTTATAGGAGAAGCGAAGCGATATCCTGATGCCGCCCGTCAGATTGTATACGAGATTGATAAATCTCTGCGCGAACAGCTGGTTGTCTATCTACAGAAGGCTCAACAGAAGGGTGAAGTCCGCCTAGATATAAATCTAAGAGCATCTGTGGATAGTTTCGCTGGAATGCTGCTTCATGGGATGCTACGTTGTAGCGATACCCCCACTATATTGGGCTATAGTCACGAATGCTACATCGACACTTGTGTTGAGGTGTTTGTGCGTGGTATTGGCACTTCGATAATCAATAAAGATGATTCCTAACCAACATTAAGTACAAGATTATTAGACTCAAAATCGAGTTTTGCAAATCTATCTATAGTTAGAAAAAATCTAGAAAAAACCACTGAAAGATATTTTATATCAAGCTTTTTCAGCCAAAAGTAAATTGCTCAAGCCTAAATCTAAAAGACGAGACAACGAAGATGCCCGATTCTCAATTCCCTGATTCCCCAATCTCCCTTGAAACAGAACAGCCTGCTGTTACTGATTCCAATGAAGT
Above is a window of Nostoc sp. UHCC 0702 DNA encoding:
- a CDS encoding phosphoribosyltransferase produces the protein MTKKFRNRIEAGQMLAKHLTAYANRTDVLVLGLPRGGVPVAFEVAKALNVPLDICLVRKLGVPAHEELAMGAIASGGVRVLNSEVVDSLGIDRRTIDEVATQELQELQRRDRAYRGDRPHAPVKNRTVILIDDGIATSSTIRAAIAVLRSQQAQQIVVAVPVAPATTCEQLRAEVEEVICLTTPEPMYAIGLWYKDFSQTSDEEVRDLLAKRSAVISNK
- a CDS encoding TAXI family TRAP transporter solute-binding subunit; translation: MSELSGKRSSPKQLVSSFGSLWKFRRCPRAIVLIFGGLASGTLVSVLSSCSVQPDSISLSSGTAGGFYNRVGKVISNSTEATVGLKVRNLDSQGSRENLQRLLSGKVDFALVQLDIASPEMRQGKIQAVAILANEYVHIITRKDSGLRSFADLEGKRVAIGTPGSGISFTAKQLIKADKLKIQEDASDLDTAFKKLYAGQVDAIAYVGSLGANQKLRQQFVNNPNLKIIPIQQSLINNLIVLEPGSYQSATLPMGTYASRPSVPEQDVSTISTAAVLVTRPNMDSHKVGLLTWSIISNARTYSEFYPELQNTESTELLRKGLFYIHPAAQEVFEDGDPRAAFIRYWQKNSDLQSGLFIFLFTSAIGLLIGQWRKQSSQKLLATTVNRVAELKKLLADNPQEALKGIEDLRQEHRLRFIDGAVTTEIYEQLQQKTQTFSDECRSILEKQRKKFIMDTLLLLDEWQATLQTDPDVALQKLGQIKQDYRDMLLSDQVDIEAYVELMQLTLMSVMTLAPQSLPERAAFIKKKVI
- a CDS encoding TetR/AcrR family transcriptional regulator; amino-acid sequence: MGNLTSRAGQTRARIIKAATEVFASSGLTKATTREIARVAGVNEVTLFRHFQCKEQLLAAVIQQAVALQAESLAHQDEWTQNLYIDLRDYARLCSRTMEEHEALIRTFIGEAKRYPDAARQIVYEIDKSLREQLVVYLQKAQQKGEVRLDINLRASVDSFAGMLLHGMLRCSDTPTILGYSHECYIDTCVEVFVRGIGTSIINKDDS
- a CDS encoding glycosyltransferase family 1 protein, giving the protein MNSTINKHIALISVHGDPAIEIGKEEAGGQNVYVRQVGEALAKQGWKVDMFTRRSSREQATVVEHSENCRTIRLTAGPTEFVPRDNIFGYAPEFVQQILKFQKQSGIYYPLVHTNYWISSWVGMELKKIQDTKQVHTYHSLGAVKYKSISTIPLISKTRLAVEKEVLETAERIVATSPQEKEHMRSLVSLKGNIDIIPCGTDVKRFGSIQRQQARQQLGIDPETKVVFYVGRFDKRKGIETLVRAVSHLRLQAPLKLIIGGGSRPGQSDGMERDRIESIVNELGMSSFTSFPGNLDHEILPTYYAAADVCVVPSHYEPFGLVAIEAMASGTPVVASDVGGLQFTVVPEKTGLLARAKDEVAFAQAIERILCDNAYRNQLGKAARQRVITKFSWDGVAEQLSELYTHLLQQPAKVYNQLSAS
- a CDS encoding EAL domain-containing protein, with product MFIPSTALTEAELESAIVRNPLIVSPDTSVMAAIAQMSGIRAICSSSREADTEIAALHLEARSSCVLIVENKKILGIFTERDVVRLSFQKRSLDNLAISEVMAHPVITLQQSAFTNLFLVVNLLQQYQIRHLPVLNEQNEIVGLLTHESLRQLSRPIDLLHLRLVADVMTSQVICAAPSVSMLTITRLMAEYRVSSVVLVEEHLQQTQGKLLQIPIGIVTERDIVQFQALQLDFEQQKAQAVMSTPVFSVSPNDSLWIVQQVMQQYLVKRVVVVGRQRELLGIVTQTSILKVVNPLELTYLVEALEHRVCRLEAEKLELLQNRNAQLEKQVQERTATLKAKAEQEQLIANIATQIRSSLNLQNILETTVAEVRSLLRCDRAAIWQFQVDWSLVVVAESVNHGYISYLGKSINDTCFGSNWAATYRNERTRVVCDIYTTQMSDCHRQLLETLQTRAKILVPIIEGKNLWGLLNVVESQAPRQWQAEEITLLQQLSTQLAIAIQQATAYEKLQTELAERQRTEAHLRQSEQRYASLAAAVPVGIFRTDAQGNCLYVNERWCKITGLTSDEAAAAGWFQGLHPNDREKVLTEWYSAALENRPFQLEYRFQQPNGTVSWVFGQAVAEYDLAGNITGYISTITDISDRKHAEEQLIYNALHDALTDLPNRNLLMKRLELAINRAKRIENYHFAVLFLDMDRFKIINDSLGHLAGDQLLTIIAQKLKSKIRAIDLAARLGGDEFVILLENLAGLEEAIVVAERIIAEFQAPLMLNGYEVFITTSIGIVLGKDNYHQASDLLRDSDIAMYRAKAQGKSCYKIFDSQMHTQALIRLNLENDLRKALERQEFIVYYQPIIDINHNHLIGFEALTRWQHPTLGFMTPGEFIPIAEETGLIVLLDSLILYTACQQIVAWQTQFYDKFPLKLSVNLSVQDLRKPTLVKDIEHILTQTGLDGNSLTIEITEGILIENILETIKVLEQLKLLGIQISIDDFGTGYSSLNYLHRFPVDTLKIDRSFIHHMQEGSRNYQVVKTIITLSNQLGLAVVAEGIETQQQLQWLQELGCEFGQGFLFSRPLAADEIEARFLFRSPTS
- a CDS encoding DUF1350 family protein, coding for MSLKLRFKPVSFSWVALHPQPKGVIQFIGGAFFGTFVPMFFYRYLLECLFKQGYTIIILPFNFSFDHYQEAGFLIREQYKLIPELVRMAELAGYEYEIYLDDSNFSWIGHSIGCKYIALLEAFSALPQKRDKLEAFIRKIVKETSSDLSPEKQEKKVQSVVNDLEILIHDLEDKRSNTKKLSSYYVNQDIAKNQTNFDESDVKIASIFIKNQISILLAPVNTGLDSAIKPKALADLIIKFGFNVKPTPEETYALIKNSNLFNLLGLVYFPLDNIGKSTREWFFNLLQKPPTDFQAKLKGGHLRPLGYRLGNLVFNFPDTFSVPPIESVNRRNAEFEIYVLQLLNYLEQKRQNIKKEF
- a CDS encoding DUF1211 domain-containing protein, with amino-acid sequence MGKGRLEAFSDGVLAIIITIMVLELKVPHGSDLAALRPLVPVFFSYVLSFIFLGIYWSNHHHLLQAIRHVNGRILWANLHLLFWLSLIPFVTAWMGENHFTALPVALYGIVMFCSGLAYFILTRVLISHHGKDSVLAIALGADLKGKISVVLYTIAIPSAFVNSWFACALYILVAVMWLIPDRRIEKTLSQ